One Rhodospirillaceae bacterium genomic window, TGACAAAGTCCGCAGCAACTTCACCTGGGGCTTGAAGCTTGGGTCGCATGCCCGCGTATCCTGGTTGCAAGGCACCGTCTTCAAGACCGGGCCAGTAATCCCGGATTGCTGCATAAAATTTATCGCCTCTGCTCGGGTCAACCTCGTAATCGATCTTTTCAACCCATTCAACATCAGGCCCGAATTTCGCTTGGCCACCCAGGTCCACGGTCAAATGAACGCCAAGCCCAGCTTTTTCCGGGACGGGATAAATTGGCCGTGAAAACGGTGATTTTCCAGAAAGGGTAAAATAGTTTCCCTTCGCCAGATAGCGAGGAGGGATGGAGTCGGCTGGTACGCCTTCAATTTTGGAGGCAACGGATTGCGCCTCAAGACCGGCACTATTGACCAGAGTTTGGCATTGAAGGGTCATGCCAGCCTCGCCACCGACTTCCAAGGTAATCCCTTTGTCGGAGACTTCTCCACCTGCCAGAGGACTGTTAAAGGCGATCATGCCGCCTGCGTCTTCAAGGTCGCCCTGGTAGGCCAACATCAAGCCGTGGCTGTCAATGAGCCCGGTGGACGGTGATAAATATGCGCCCACGGCGTTTAAGGCCGGTTCCATTTCCACACATTCGGCCGCGTTCAGCCATTTCAAATCCATAACGCCATTGGCTTCGGCTTTGTCTTTAATGTCATGAATAATCTCTAATTGTGCATCATTGGTGGCGACGATCAATTTGCCGCAGCGCTTATGCTCGACACCATGTGATGCACAATAGTCATACATCATTTCTTTGCCACGAACGCAAAGGCGCGCCTTCAGACTGCCTTTGGGGTAATAAATACCGGCGTGAATTATTTCACTGTTGCGTGAACTGGTGCCGGTTCCAATCGCGTCAGCGGCCTCCAAAACTATGGTTTCACGGCCGCTTAGGGCTAAGGCTCGGGCAACCGCCAGACCCACAACACCCGCCCCAATGACAACAGAATCAACAGTTTCGGTCACAAATTTAGTCTCTCAATATCGGTACAGTTAGTTGCGGATTGTGGCGTTGGGGTTGGGGTTGGTCAAGCATACCCCTCACCAAGTTGTGAAACTGGTTTAATTGCCGTGTTTCACTGCTTAGTTGCACAATTGGCCTGTAGATTTCAGAAAGGAATATTATCCATGTCGAAATTTAACAGTGGTGTTCTGCTGACGGCTCTCGCGATCATTTTGTATTTTGGCATAAACGCGGTCCAGGCCAATCCCGACAGCTGGCGCTATGAATGGCCGCGCACAGATTTCAATAAGCATTCGGTGAAATACGATGAAATCATGTCAGGTGGGCCGCCTAAAGACGGCATTCCCTCTATCGACAAGCCAAAGTTCGAACCTGTCAGCAATCACAAGGACCTTGGTGAAAATGAGCCCGTCATTGGCCTTATCATCAACGGAAAGGCGCGGGCTTATCCTTTGCGGGTTCTGATTTGGCACGAAATCGTCAACGATACGTTTGAAGGCGTTCCAATCGCCGTTACTTATTGCCCACTGTGTAATTCTTCGATTGTCTTTGATCGACGGCTCGATGGGAAAGTTCTTGAATTCGGGACGACGGGAAAGCTGCGGAATTCAGACATGGTGATGTATGACCGGCAGACTGATTCATGGTGGCAGCAATTTCTTGGTGAAGGAATTGTCGGCGTTATGACTGGTAAGCAGCTAAAAACCATTCCGGCTCGTCTCGAAAGCTTTGCCAATTTTAAAAAGCGTGCGCCGATGGGGGCTAAGGTCCTCGTTCCCACCTTCAGCGTTTTTCGAGCCTATGGCCGGAACCCCTATGCTTACTATGATACGGCTGCCATGCCGTTCCTGTATCAGGGGGAAATGCCTAAAGGAATTAAGCCTATGGTTCGGGTTATCGCTGTCGGCAACAGCGCTTGGAGCATGCCGCTGCTGGTGAAGAAG contains:
- a CDS encoding DUF3179 domain-containing protein, with protein sequence MSKFNSGVLLTALAIILYFGINAVQANPDSWRYEWPRTDFNKHSVKYDEIMSGGPPKDGIPSIDKPKFEPVSNHKDLGENEPVIGLIINGKARAYPLRVLIWHEIVNDTFEGVPIAVTYCPLCNSSIVFDRRLDGKVLEFGTTGKLRNSDMVMYDRQTDSWWQQFLGEGIVGVMTGKQLKTIPARLESFANFKKRAPMGAKVLVPTFSVFRAYGRNPYAYYDTAAMPFLYQGEMPKGIKPMVRVIAVGNSAWSMPLLVKKGRIEAGDLVLSWEKGQNSALDSREIAKGRDVGNVVVRRKVAGKLEDVPYDVTFAFVFHAFKPKGTLHIN
- a CDS encoding NAD(P)/FAD-dependent oxidoreductase, with amino-acid sequence MTETVDSVVIGAGVVGLAVARALALSGRETIVLEAADAIGTGTSSRNSEIIHAGIYYPKGSLKARLCVRGKEMMYDYCASHGVEHKRCGKLIVATNDAQLEIIHDIKDKAEANGVMDLKWLNAAECVEMEPALNAVGAYLSPSTGLIDSHGLMLAYQGDLEDAGGMIAFNSPLAGGEVSDKGITLEVGGEAGMTLQCQTLVNSAGLEAQSVASKIEGVPADSIPPRYLAKGNYFTLSGKSPFSRPIYPVPEKAGLGVHLTVDLGGQAKFGPDVEWVEKIDYEVDPSRGDKFYAAIRDYWPGLEDGALQPGYAGMRPKLQAPGEVAADFVIQDSSIHGVKGLINLYGIESPGLTSSLAIAEEVLKRFEDATDH